The Agelaius phoeniceus isolate bAgePho1 chromosome 19, bAgePho1.hap1, whole genome shotgun sequence genome includes the window TACCCAAAATAAATAGGTTGAAATGAAATGTAGCTAAACAGAGCTGTATTAGAGATGCAAAAAGGTCCAACAAGAAAAGTAACTAAAACATTTTCCTAGATTTGTAGTTTCCAAGGTAATTGCACActctgttttttccccaaaagtaATTTGAAAGACTTGCCAATTCACATAGGTTCCTTCAGTACTAAATAACACTTCCTGCATATTCCCACCAGGAAGCTGATGCTTTGGCTGATGCTGAGGAAAGGTGTGACCAGCtcatcaaaacaaaaatccagcTGGAAGCCAAAGTCAAGGAAGTGACTGAAAGGGCTgaggatgaagaagaaattaatgCTGAGCTAACAGCCAAGAAGAGGAAGCTGGAGGATGAATGTTCAGAGCTGAAGAAAGATATTGATGACCTTGAGCTAACACTGGCCAAggtggagaaggaaaaacatGCCACTGAAAACAAGGTACACACATTGGCAGTCACATAAAGGGTCATGAAATTACAGACTCAGAGTAAAAGGCAACTTACCAAAAGACATGCTGACTTTGGAAAATCTTGAGCTATGCATCTCTGAGAATCCAAAAGATAAATGAAACATAAAAGCAGTGAACctgttttcttccaaattttaaaGCATGCTTATATTTGTAGGTGAAAAACCTCACTGAGGAGATGGCAGCTCTGGATGAGACAATTGCCAAGCtgacaaaagagaagaaagccCTCCAAGAGGCCCATCAGCAGACCCTGGATGACCTGCAGGCAGAGGAAGACAAAGTCAATACTCTGACCAAGGCCAAGATCAAGCTGGAACAGCAAGTGGATGATGTAAGCACAGACATAGAGCAGGAACAGGACAGGTATGGAGTCCAATGTTGCTGGCACAGGGCTGATGGTCTTGTTGTGTTTAGCTGGAAGGGTCCctggagcaagagaagaaacTGCGCATGGACCTGGAGAGAGCAAAGAGGAAACTGGAAGGAGACCTGAAGCTGGCCCAGGACAGCATCATGGATTTGGAGAATGATAAGCAGCAGCTGGATGAGAAACTGAAGAAGTAAGTGTGGTTCTGGGGCACCtgagtgctgggctgcagcacttaTCTTGTTTCTTGGAGCTCTAATACGGTTCACTTGTCCCAAAGGAAAGACTTTGAAATCAGCCAGATCCAGGGCAAGATCGAGGATGAACAGGCCCTGGGCATGCAACTTCAGAAGAAGatcaaggagctgcaggcaagTCTCTGTTCCTtgccctgccttgctcagctcagctcaggcaggaggagggcacagctgtgaaGGGTTCCTGCTGTTCTGCAGGCCcgcattgaggagctggaggaggaaattGAGGCAGAGCGAACCTCTCGCGCTAAAGCAGAGAAGCATCGCGCTGACCTGtccagggagctggaggagatCAGCGAGCGCCTGGAAGAAGCAGgaggagccacagcagctcaggtggAGATGAACAAGAAGCGTGAGGCAGAGTTCCAGAAGATGCGCCGTGACCTGGAAGAGGCCACGCTGCAGCACGAAGCCACGGCTGCCGCTCTGCGCAAGAAGCACGCggacagcacagctgagctgggcGAGCAGATCGACAACCTGCAACGCGTGAAGcagaagctggagaaggagaagagtgAGATGAAAATGGAGATTGATGACTTGGCCAGCAACATGGAGTCTGTCTCCAAAGCCAAGGTatggaaaaatatgaaaaaaacagGAATATAAATAATGTTGAAGTATATCCATTAAAATTATGGACAGATGACCATCTAACTCATGTCTCTGTATGGATCTTGTTTCTAACCTTCTAACTCCAAGGAACAGTGTACAACTTGCAAGTCTGTTCACTTTTTTTCTGGTTAGAATGCTGCTGTTCATAAATAAGAAGCATCCAGATACTAATCTTTTTTCATTCTCTGTGATCTCCACAGGCCAACCTGGAGAAGATGTGCCGCACTCTGGAAGATCAGCTGAGTGAGATTAAGTCCAAGGAAGAAGAGCATCAACGCATGATCAATGACCTCAATGCTCAAAGAGCTCGTCTGCAGACAGAAGCTGGTTAGAGAGACTCCAATATGTTTTGGCATGACTCCTAAACCAGCTTGTTTGGGTCATGAATGACAATTAGAATATCTTATTTGTATGCTTCCCCAGGTGAATTTTCACGCCAGGTAGATGAGAAAGATGCTCTGATTTCTCAGCTGTCAAGAGGCAAACAGGCTTTCACCCAACAGATTGAGGAACTGAAGAGGCATCTAGAGGAGGAAATTAAGGTTATTCCTGATTTTTTACCACTGGCTACTGAGAACACGTGTAGCTTCACACTGCCTAGTGGGGACAGGATCTGCTTAGCACAAGCCAAAAGGCCTCCTGGGGGAAGGCTTTTGTTTCTGCAATATGTTTGATTAATGGATTTTGTCACCAGTCCTACATCTGTTCTTCATTGCAAACATTCCTCTAGCAGTCATGTTTTTAGCGTGAAGTTAATTCATTGGAAGAGATTTCACGAGATATTACCACTTCTTGACACAACCCCACTCTCCATCTAGGCGAAGAATGCCCTGGCCCACGCCCTGCAGTCCGCTCGCCACGACTGTGACTTGCTCCGGGAACAAtatgaggaggagcaggaggccaAGGGGGAGCTGCAGCGAGCCCTGTCCAAGGCCAACAGTGAAGTGGCCCAGTGGAGAACCAAATACGAGACGGACGCGATTCAGCGCACGGAGGAGCTCGAGGAGGCCAAGTACGTGGGGAAGCAGAATGGGAAATGACAGGAGAAGACTGAAATTGGTCACAGGAAATTGGAATGTCTGAGAGTAGGTTAAGATAAGAATGGGATGAAGGCAAGAATATagatttgtaaaaaaaaaaggacagagaggaaggcagagaaaaagTGGAGATAGGAAGGGAAAATATAGGCTTTACGTCTAGAAGTGCTAAGACAGGCCTAATAGGTGATCGGACACAGCAAAGTACAGATCCTTACATATCTGTGAAAAGTGCGCAGTTCAAAACCCTTAAAGTGATCAGCTGACCTCTCATGACAATATAGAACTGATTCCCTTCCAAGCTCTAACATGCAAATGTGCTTGTCTCCTCCCAGGAAGAAGCTGGCCCAGCGCCTGCAGGATGCAGAGGAGCATGTTGAGGCTGTCAATGCCAAATGTGCCTCCCTGGAAAAGacaaagcagaggctgcagaatGAAGTGGAGGACCTGATGATTGACGTGGAGAGATCCAacgctgcctgtgctgctctggataAGAAGCAGAAGAACTTTGACAAGGTCTTTtggcctccagcaccagcactcCTGGCCAGAACATGGCCCCGTGATGGCCACAGCCCTACTCACCCCCCGTTTCTCTTCAGATCCTGGCAGAATGGAAGCAGAAGTATGAGGAAACgcaggctgagctggaggcCTCGCAGAAGGAGTCGCGCTCTCTGAGCACGGAGCTGTTCAAGATGAAGAATGCCTATGAGGAGTCCTTGGACCACCTGGAAACAATGAAGCGGGAGAACAAGAACTTGCAGCGTAAGCCCCTggccctctgctcctccctggcctTTCTCACAAGCTTGTCTACCTGCCACACTTAACAGCTCTGGGCCTGTAGCGTTAAGATCTTGCCTGGCACCTTGATGCACCAGAGCCATTCTCATTCTGCTCTCTGCCTGACCATGGCGCTTTTCTCCCTTCATTGCAGAGGAGATTTCCGACCTCACAGAGCAGATTGCTGAGCAAGGAAAGGCAATTCATGAGCTGGAGAAAGTGAAGAAGCAGATTGAGCAGGAGAAATCTGAAATCCAGGCGGCTCTGGAGGAAGCTGAGGTACATGACAACAACCACTGGCATCTGCAGTAAATAAATGAGGAAATAGGACTGAAAAGGCCTGGAACAGAGTTACACTCTGTTCTGgctgaggaacagctgagatttctgaaaacatttttgatTTTATCAATATTTGTGTCCACTTTTCTAGGCCTCCCTGGAACATGAGGAGGGGAAGATCCTCCGCCTGCAGCTTGAGCTCAACCAGGTGAAAGCTGAGATTGACAGGAAGATAGCAGAGAAAGATGAGGAGATTGACCAGATGAAGAGAAACCACCTCAGAATTGTGGAGTCCATGCAGAGCACCCTGGATGCTGAGATCAGGAGCAGGAATGAAGCCCTGAGGCTGAAGAAGAAGATGGAGGGAGACCTGAATGAAATGGAGATCCAGCTGAGCCATGCCAATCGTGTGGCTGCAGAGGCACAGAAGAATCTGAGAAACACCCAGGCAGTGCTGAAGGTATGTTACACTAAGAATGTGcactttgggtttttctttccaATGCTGGCTTTGCTGCAGTCCTCTAGATACATTCTAGTTCCTTAATAACTCTCCTTAACTGAagagcccagaactggatgcAGTACTCAATGTGAGGCCACAAAAAAAGGAATTCAGCTCTAGCTCTGCCTTGGCTTTTGTAATCCTATCCCCACACATCCTGGCAGCATCTCTATATTCTTCCAAAGATTTGCTGCTTGTTCTACCACCAGTGCATTTCCTTTTTACACTTCAGTTTGACCTGAAGGTGCTTGCTCAGCCATGCTGATCTGGCTGTCTTGCCTGATTGCTTACACATATGAATTGAGAGCTCCTGCACTCCAGAAAAAACATTCTTAACTCGGTTTTTGCTTCTTTATTCTTGAGAGGAGTTTCTCAATGGGTTTTcatccaggaattccttgaGAAACACAAATCCACTCTCCTAAAATTCGGGGACTTGACCTTACTCTTCAGCTGTCCCAGATTCTCATGAATCAGCCTCCAGCTGACTTTTCTAAGATactgtgcacagaaggacaatAAGCCcacatataaatatattcctataattatatatattatactacCATAATCATTGTGGGACTGGTGGCAATTGCCATTGTGCGACAATGCTGTGTCATCTTATAATTTCTCTTGATTCTTCACTTTATAATTTCTCTTTATTCTCTACAGGACACCCAGATACACTTGGATGATGCTCTCAGGACTCAAGATGACCTGAAGGAGCAGGTGGCCATGGTGGAGCGCAGAGCAAACCTGCTGCAGGCTGAAATTGAGGAGCTCcgggcagccctggagcagacGGAGCGGTCGAGGAAATTGGCTGAGCAGGAGCTTCTGGATGCAAGTGAGAGAGTTCAGCTCCTCCACACTCAGGTTAGATTCAAAATCTCATGGgcaattttcttcctttataGATTTTCTTCTGTGTAAATTCCTAAATCAACTCTTTTAATAAAGTAGTTTATCTGAACCAGAATTATTACATTTGTACAAAGAAATGGATTACAGCAAAACGAGTAGGATTGCAAGAGCAGTCAGAAGACCTGCTTCAAATTTCAGTAATTCTCTGCTATCTAGCTGTGTATGACCTGACAAAATACATCAGGAAGATATAAGATATTTATCAGATATTTATCAGATATATATCTGATATCAGATATTTAGAGGATAACTTTACATTGAAACGGTAAATTTCTTAAgtaattggttttttttgggaataaCTGCACATAATTTTATTGTTCAACAGAACACCAGCTTGATCAACACCAAGAAGAAGCTGGAAACAGACATTGCCCAGATCCAGAGTGAAATGGAGGATACCATCCAGGAAGCCCGCAATGCTGAGGAGAAGGCCAAGAAGGCCATCACAGATGTGAGTTGGACACTCCTGGCATTGCTGCTGATGAATGTAGTCTCCCCAAAATATCTCCAGCCCCAAAATGTCTTTGACCCTTTGCTCTGATCAGGCGGCCATGAtggcagaagagctgaagaaggAGCAGGACACCAGTGCCCACCTGGAGAGGATGAAGAAGAACCTGGACCAGACAGTCAAGGACCTGCAGCACCGTCTGGAAGAGGCCGAGCAGCTGGCACTGAAGGGAGGGAAGAAGCAGATCCAGAAGCTGGAGGCCAGGGTGTgtagggctggggctgtggctgagtgAGCGTGTCCCTCCTTGGAGAGACAttgccagggcagctgcagggctgggcttgtcCTTGCAGGTGCGGGAGCTGGAAGGGGAGGTTGATGCTGAGCAGAAGCGCAGCGCTGAAGCCGTGAAGGGTGTGCGCAAGTACGAGCGCAGGGTGAAGGAACTCACCTACCAGGTAAGGCAGGAGCTCTCCTGCTCTCACTGGGCTTTCTCACAGTGAGTCACATTTTGCCCACACCATCCCCATGGGGAATTGTTAACCTCATGTGATGCAGAACCAAGAATTGATTGTCCATTTGCCAAACATTTTAGTCTGAGGAAGACAGGAAGAATATTCTCAGGCTGCAGGATCTGGTGGACAAGCTGCAAACGAAAGTGAAATCCTACAAGAGACAAGCTGAGGAGGCTGTAAGTATTGCTTGGAGAAAGGGTAAAGGCCACATTCCATCATGACCGGACACACCTTGAGTGAGTCTGAACACCAGGAGAGAGATATGAAAGAAACTCCTGAGACACAAGTGTCTTGGCCATGCTGCTTTACTATTGTGTCCAGAGGCCTTGGTGagccctgggcaccctgcaTTTAGGGACATTCATTAAAGGAAATTCTGCAGCCGGTTTCACAGAGGAGGCCAGAGTAAACAAACCCAGGGGCCACACCCAGTGACTGACAATTTCCTGAATCTCTGCTACTAATCAGCAGCAGGAGGCTTCCTGGTCTTCCCAACCCAGTAAGTTGCACTGACAATTGGGCAGGAAGTAGTGTGAGAGTAAGTACAGAAATGATAAATTGAAGGGGTGAAATTGATTCTTACTTGTGAACAGTCCTGGTGGAGCTTGTCCCAGTAGGCTCCTGAAaaggggaggatgaggagctcTGTGTGAGGCTGATGTGTGAGCAGTGGTGGGAGGGGGATGGAGATTTGCAGCCCCATAAGGCTGACTTGCAGCAGGAGTGaaacccctgccctgggctcctcaCCCCTGACTCCCTTTCCCCACACAGGAGGAGCTGTCCAATGTCAACCTGTCCAAGTTCCGCAAGATCCAGCACGAGCTGGAGGAGGCCGAGGAGCGGGCTGACATTGCAGAGTCACAGGTCAACAAGCTCCGAGCCAAGAGCCGCGAGATTCATGGCAAGAAAATAGGAGAGGAAGAGTGAGGATGTCATGAGGCATCAGAGTGACCTGAGTGCTGCACAAAATGTGAGCCCTCTGTCCTTCTTCAAGTGTTCATAACCATGTCTATATGTAGAGAATAAAGAACGTAGATTTCGTTGTGTACACAGCAGAATCCGTGCTTTTGGTCAATTCAATTCTGCAGTTACACAAGTTTGGGGcattttcaaatgaaatatttatttcactttAAGCCTTGCATAACAGTGCAGCTTTACTTATCCCATCTCCTGTATTTCTCCACTCTGTCTTACTCCCATTACCAAGGTGCAATAAGACTAATTGAATTTCCATACTGGGAGAGGATCAGAACAAAGGCAGGACAAGCACCTTTTCTGTGCTGGCATAgaaaaaatttgtttttctttgtgcaCCGTGCTTCTACATGGGTACAGTACTCGGAGGTTCTCATTGATGGTCCCATCATCACTTGGGCAAGTGGTATTTAGAGGGAAGTTTCCCCAAGGGAAAACATCTGTAGTCCCGAAAACATCTGTAGTCCCAAAAGCATCTGTATGTCTCTGAGTCCTTATGGAGGAGCTTAGGCAAGGACTGATGTGTGCCTTAGAACAAGGCAAGTGAAGGCCAGTAACTCTAGAGAGTGGCTTGATACTGAAGAAATTCAAAGATCATACAACCTTGTTCATAACTTCACAAATATGGTGTTAACAATAagtttcaaagaaaaacaaataatgtATTATTTGGATAAGAAGATATTGCAGTGCCTTACTCTGTGAGGCAGAATAGCCAATACTAATATGTTCCAGTTGTAAATTAAATTGAACTTAATGAACAGCTTGGTAGAAGTGTGAACAAGAGGATAAACCCCAAGCAGTGTAAAATGTAGAGCCACCAGAACAAGTGGGAACAGCTGCACTACTGTATAGTGTTTCCAGTACTGAAATGTATGAGTTTTTGTGCTAAGGAATAATTAAGAGTAATGTACAAATACAAAAAGCTAAAAGAGCTGGTTTTCATCATGCAAAGTAAGTCTTCAAGTGAAAATAATACTGAGAACATTACAACTTGAAAGGAATCATAAAATCTAACAATTTACAGAGGCAAAAATTTACAGACAGTGAAGACAAATTGTATCCTACCTGTCTGACTCTTGCAGCACTGGAGTGGAATGTAGATACCAACTGTATTTCGGctgaacagaaaagaaacaaaacatctACATAAGGTGTACTGGTCTGAAGTCTTAAATGACAGGCTGTTTCCTGCAAGGCAAGAAGCAGTATTTAAAATAGGGAACCCCACTTGTAGCAGTACTGGACTCAGGCACATTGCACTGCTGCCAAGGGCAGATTCTACATGAAGATACCATTTTCCATTTTACCATTGTAAAGCAGACTTGGCTCTATCACGCTACAGGAGCATTTGTGGATCCCTCAAGGTTCCTGGCTAGGTCTACACGTCTTTTTTTAGGGGGAGTGCTTCAAGGAGCAGTGAAACTGTTGGGGAAAGGAGCTGAAGATGTTGGAAAGCAGATGATGAGAAAAAAGCAGTATTGAAGCCTTTTGCACTGCACCACAGCAGTCAGTGTTCAGGACTGGGAGGTCCTCCTCCTCCCAAATACACTGAGATTTACACCCAAGGAATCCTCCTATTTTATAACTAAATATGGAAGTAGTCTTCTAGGCAGCAGTTAAATATATTTAAGGAAAAGATGACACTCTGTGTTGACTCTTGTGTCACTGTAAGTGATGCTCTTCAGAGACATCATCTCCATGTGTGAAGCTGTGAAAACTTCATCAGTGCCATATCTGGGCAACAAAGAAGGGAAATGACTCctctgcttttcccttcccataATATGCTCCTAAGAGAGAGGTGGTATCATTTTTCCAGACAAATCCTTACCTGCCACACCTTGAAATAAAGCAGGAGAATTTCTTTGTTCTAACGAACAACTTTctttaaacaaataaaccaacaaaccccaaaaacgtAATTCAAAAATCGATGTGTTACAACTGTGGCGCAGTGAAAACATGAAGAACTATTTCCAGCTCCATCTGTACCTCTTTAGACCTGCTGACAGAGTAGTAAATACCACAACAACTTTGGGGACCATATTTCAATGCCAAAACTCCCTGTTCCCTTTGGACAATATTACATGCAccttccaaaacaaacaagctgCTCTGACTGTGGAAGAATCAGGATGCACATGAAGCACCTGAGACTCTTGGGGCTCCTCTCTCACCTGTATTTGTTACTATTTTGGCCTGAGGATTTGTTACTAATGCTCAGCTGATGAAAGGTAACATTGCAGGTCCCTTAAGAGACAACACCTGGGGCCAGAATTCCAACTGCACAGGTGGGAGAGAAATCAGACAATTGCACTGTGCTGAGCTGGCCTTGCCACCTGGCAGCCTGGACAGCAGAGCTTGGAGACTTGCTGGAATCAGAGAGGAATATTAAAGGGATGAGCAAGGAAAACCAATTTCTCCTCACTTTTGATTTGCTGCCTTGGCTGGAGGACAAGCAATCATTTTGCATCAACACACTATTTCTGGAGTCAGGCTGCTTGTGATATAAAATGTGCTGATGCACAGGTAACTGATCTAGGAAGAAACATGGGCCCATAAGTGGTCTGAAGAAACATGGGCCCATAAGTGGCCTAAAGAAACAAGTCCCAGAGGAATTTTAAAATAGATGCAGCTGATGAGCTCCACTAGAGCTGCTGCCCCATGGGGAATATAGAGTGCTGTGACCTTCAAGAGCTTGGGCATGGACAACTGTGTCCCCTTGGCACCAAAGCATCAGCACTTTAAAGGCACTAAGACATTATATGTGAGTTATACCTCAtcatcctttctttttcttttctcaatgCAGGCtggactttttttccttctaatacTGAACTTTGAACACTGATTTCTGTCATTTCTGCTTCACTTTCCAACATCTCTGACATTTCCAGGCACTGATCTTCCTCCCATTGGCTTATCAGTCCTTCCACTCTGCTCATCTTCTCTGTAATTGAAGCTCCAGTGTGTGAGAAAAAATGTATCCCCTACATCACTCTGATATTATTTAGAACACTGCTCAGATGTCATCTTCTCATGTTTGCTGGTAGAAGGAGAATGATTAGCTAACTGTGATGCAATTTCAAGAACTGTTTATCCTGACATTCCAGGTCACAGTTTTTACCTTCCTCTGCTCAGTGAAATGACACCTTCCTCTTACCTGCAGATAATCTGCCACTGCAGTTTTTCAGGAAGCCACTTGGAGTCCCCACTGAAAAAGGATGGCATCACCTTTACAAACATGTAAATCACAACAGTCCCTACCAGGAAAAGTAACACTTTGATTTCCATGAAACGAAGCAAGTCACAAGCATAGCAACCACTAAGACTAGAGGAAAAGGACTTGAAAAGAGCAAAGACACCAATTCATACAAattaacaaacagaaaaaaaaaccagcctcactcccctctccctgctccaaaAAATCTCCACCTACACAGCTGCCCCCAACCCCAGATTTCACCAGCAGCATTACCCAGGGCCTTATGCTCTACTTCCCTGGATTTTAGCTCTCATCTCTCATAGCCCATGCAGTGAACATCCTGAACTGCTTTCCATCCCAAAGGATGCATTCAAGTCTGTCATTACTTATGAAAATTAATAACGTTCTTCTAGGTCAGTTCATGTttcttactatttttttttcattccctgCACCAGCATGGATTAGGGATGCCTAATAGATCTCCAAACCATGTTTCTTTGCTGGGCAACTCATCACAGCAGCCACAGTATGACACACAAACAGCCTGCAAGAAATACACTTTACTTTAGTCTGATCTGATTCTTCCTGGTTTTTATATACAAAGTATGTCCTTACCATTGCAATGGTCCAGTGCTCAGCTAGGTCTTAGTAGAAGAGTAGGGATGAGAAGTTTTGCTCCAGCAGATCAGAGCATCAGCATTTGTTTTCAGCATGTGCTAATGCTCCTGGGAGCTCTCGTTTTacccagaggcagcagaaatgctgctgcagcagtgtgAATATTCCCTGCCAGACAGTTAATCAGGGTCCACAGGGTGCACTGATGCCTCCAGCACACCCAGTTCATATGACAGCATGGCTGACTACAGCACTGGCAAGCTGCAGATCCCATGGTGAAGGTTTTTGAATATAATATCTGGTGAATCAGATAATTTGAAGGAGTAAATGTGAATAGCAGTAGGTTTGTCTGTGTTACCTGTGAGGTTTTTGGAAAGCTCAAGAACAAAATGGAGAAGCTGGTGAATTTCTGGGACAAAAGTCCATCAGGGGCCATGAGGCTCCCGCAGGTCCTTCTGACAAtgtgggggctgtggggagcaaGGTGGGGGGAACATTCTTCATCTTCCTTCAGGACACATCCACACTAAACACCTTAATCCTTCCAGCACACATCCCCTCACTTGCACATGGATGGTTCTCCCTCTGGCAAGGCAAAGCAAGGCTCAGACACTTGTAGTGAAAGCCCTCTATCAAAAACATAAGTAAACTTTTGTGATAACAAAGGCAGTTCCTTTCTGCTGCCTGCTTGTAGGTAAAGAAGCTGAAGTTTACCTATATCCCCTATTCTATCTGGAGGCTATTGTGGTTCAAATTTATGACAGACTGACTAAATGATCCAGAATGGTGAGGCTGGGGAAGATTCTCCCACCAGTCAAGCCAGCCCTGAATGCCTCTGTGAATCATGAGACTCCAGTGTTCAGCCCACTGAAAGCTCATTCTGGAGGGGCTGCCATGGAGTGCTCCTGTGGCCGTAGCAGAGACCAGACCATAGTTCAACATttggttggaccagatgacaaGCTGGGGAGAAATTCTCTTCTCCTGGGACCATACCTGCTCAGTTCCCCTTCAGGAGGGATTTCCAGACCTGCCTTCATACACCATGCACACACCATGTATGGACTAGAGTAAGGACTAGGAATGACAAAGTCTGGGGAAGGAATGACTGTCCAAAGGGCTGTTACCTTCTGCAAGACCTGCTACAGGAAAAAATGGATGAAAGGCAGTTTGTCCAAAGCAGGCCAAGACAGATTAACCTGTCATCTTCTACAGATGAGAGTGTCCAGGCAAAGAGCTGTGGCATTCCTGATCTAGCTGGATCAGAACAGCCAGGAtctggaaaaatgcagcaggaaAACTGCTGTAAAGCTGGAAACCAGGCAGGCACTGAGCACTGGGAGATAGGGAAAGGAGCACTTCCCACCAGACAGCCAATCTGCCAGCTGGTGCCCTtcagccagcagggctgcaggggcctTTGCTGCTCAAAATAATCTGGCAGTGTCTGAGACAACAAGTGAATGACAAATGTATTTGGCAAGGTCCTCTGGCTGACCTGGCTGGAAGGCACCAACCTCCctatttcttttctgtattAGCCACACGTGTTACTTGCTCAGTGCTGACAGGGAGGAAGTTtgatggaaagaaaataaatcaaacatAAAAGGGAGAGAAACCAATCAGAATGGTGGGGTTGGGATCAAAGTGTCCAGCTCAGTATGTCCTCAGAGAAATATTGGTAACATCTTTGGCACAGGGGAGCCCAATTTGTTTATTTGGGACATTTCCCCGTCCAGTTGAAGACAACAGGCTGTCATAGGGCAAACCACAGAAAAGTGTTCTTTCCTGAGTGAAAAGAAGATGTGTTTGCACACAGAGCTGACCCTCAGGTGGCGGTGCAGGTAGCAGGAGAGGCGGGAGGGCATTTGGTTCAGGGTAGGACAAGGTGTGTGCAGACCCTGCTGCCACACGGCCTCAGACACCACTGAGGCTGAGCCACTGCCAGGACAATGCTCTGGGCTGGCCTGTAGGTCCTGGCAGGTCTGTCCCCACTAAAAGCAAGTGGGTGGCTCACTGGTGCCCCTTGGGTGCTGgccaggggcagagggaggacGAATTCTGAAGGAAGAACATGAGGCTGGCACATTTTGGAGAGGAAAGAAGCCAAAGGACTGGCACTGATGGCAGGCCTGAAACACCATCAGCTGCCTTTGGGCTTTTTGAGGGGCCAGCAAAGTTCCATATGAGAAAAAGGAGCAAATAGGGTGGCAGAAATGGTGGCAGCTGGGCAGACATGGTGACCCTGAAGTACATTGTCTCAGGTCTGGAGCAGAGCAAAGGattgctgcattttgctgcatTGGGTGAGTTGAAGCTCAAGAATGTCTTCCCCTACAGTAGACTTGGCTGATACTGTACAGGGTATTTCTGTATCACCAGGGTCTTACCCCATGCCAGTAGAGTGTTAGCTCATGAACTCAGCATTATCTTGCCTCTTGGTGAAGACTTACAGCACTTCTGTGACTTGCTCTGATTGTTGGAAGCCTGGATGCTGAGACTTCTAAagtttctgtgctgaaaggcacagacccACAGGAGAGCACTGCaattgacctgaggctgtggagaaggcttccagaATTGGTTGAGAGCACTGGGATTGCGGATGTGTAGTTggttagaagtgtgtaatatcacagggtggaaaactcagagtttggggttttag containing:
- the LOC129128063 gene encoding myosin heavy chain, skeletal muscle, adult-like; translated protein: MSTDAEMAVFGEAAPYLRKSEKERIAAQNKPFDAKTSVFVAHPKESFVKGTITSRESGKVTVKTEGGETLTVKDDQVFSMNPPKYDKIEDMAMMTHLHEPAVLYNLKERYAAWMIYTYSGLFCVTVNPYKWLPVYNPEVVLAYRGKKRQEAPPHIFSISDNAYQFMLTDRENQSILITGESGAGKTVNTKRVIQYFATIAASGDKKKEEQTSGKMQGTLEDQIISANPLLEAFGNAKTVRNDNSSRFGKFIRIHFGATGKLASADIETYLLEKSRVTFQLKAERSYHIFYQIMSNKKPELIDMLLITTNPYDYQFVSQGEITVASINDQEELMATDSAIDILGFSADEKTAIYKLTGAVMHYGNLKFKQKQREEQAEPDGTEVADKAAYLMGLNSADLLKALCYPRVKVGNEYVTKGQTVQQVYNSVGALAKAVYEKMFLWMVVRINEQLDTKQPRQYFIGVLDIAGFEIFDFNSLEQLCINFTNEKLQQFFNHHMFVLEQEEYKKEGIEWTFIDFGMDLAACIELIEKPMGIFSILEEECMFPKATDTSFKNKLYDQHLGKSNNFQKPKPAKGKAEAHFSLVHYAGTVDYNITGWLEKNKDPLNETVIGLYQKSSVKTLALLFASYGGGEAEASGGGGGKKGGKKKGSSFQTVSALFRENLNKLMTNLRSTHPHFVRCIIPNETKTPGAMEHELVLHQLRCNGVLEGIRICRKGFPSRVLYADFKQRYKVLNASAIPEGQFIDSKKASEKLLSSIDVDHTQYKFGHTKVFFKAGLIGILEEMRDEKLAQLITRTQARCRGYLARVEYQRMVERRESIFCIQYNIRSFMNVKHWPWMKLFFKIKPLLKSAESEKEMANMKEEFEKTKEELAKSEAKRKELEEKMASLMKEKNDLQLQVQAEADALADAEERCDQLIKTKIQLEAKVKEVTERAEDEEEINAELTAKKRKLEDECSELKKDIDDLELTLAKVEKEKHATENKVKNLTEEMAALDETIAKLTKEKKALQEAHQQTLDDLQAEEDKVNTLTKAKIKLEQQVDDLEGSLEQEKKLRMDLERAKRKLEGDLKLAQDSIMDLENDKQQLDEKLKKKDFEISQIQGKIEDEQALGMQLQKKIKELQARIEELEEEIEAERTSRAKAEKHRADLSRELEEISERLEEAGGATAAQVEMNKKREAEFQKMRRDLEEATLQHEATAAALRKKHADSTAELGEQIDNLQRVKQKLEKEKSEMKMEIDDLASNMESVSKAKANLEKMCRTLEDQLSEIKSKEEEHQRMINDLNAQRARLQTEAGEFSRQVDEKDALISQLSRGKQAFTQQIEELKRHLEEEIKAKNALAHALQSARHDCDLLREQYEEEQEAKGELQRALSKANSEVAQWRTKYETDAIQRTEELEEAKKKLAQRLQDAEEHVEAVNAKCASLEKTKQRLQNEVEDLMIDVERSNAACAALDKKQKNFDKILAEWKQKYEETQAELEASQKESRSLSTELFKMKNAYEESLDHLETMKRENKNLQQEISDLTEQIAEQGKAIHELEKVKKQIEQEKSEIQAALEEAEASLEHEEGKILRLQLELNQVKAEIDRKIAEKDEEIDQMKRNHLRIVESMQSTLDAEIRSRNEALRLKKKMEGDLNEMEIQLSHANRVAAEAQKNLRNTQAVLKDTQIHLDDALRTQDDLKEQVAMVERRANLLQAEIEELRAALEQTERSRKLAEQELLDASERVQLLHTQNTSLINTKKKLETDIAQIQSEMEDTIQEARNAEEKAKKAITDAAMMAEELKKEQDTSAHLERMKKNLDQTVKDLQHRLEEAEQLALKGGKKQIQKLEARVRELEGEVDAEQKRSAEAVKGVRKYERRVKELTYQSEEDRKNILRLQDLVDKLQTKVKSYKRQAEEAEELSNVNLSKFRKIQHELEEAEERADIAESQVNKLRAKSREIHGKKIGEEE